One stretch of Tribolium castaneum strain GA2 chromosome 5, icTriCast1.1, whole genome shotgun sequence DNA includes these proteins:
- the LOC135266261 gene encoding uncharacterized protein LOC135266261: MENNRNTGNAGAPPQEMPTWFVRWLNSQQPRNVPNFAAPSTSTAVQRPQAILQVRPSTSAAADVDGWQVTPLPSDGTTSPEPDPEIPVAPEPAPLASPLVQEPGSSTTSATSGAVMASPPMPITTDNVAAISGVLRSLLDRPLPAPERPSFEGLKRQNPVKFLRAIEEYGRFFGLDSQRLLGVAMDCLKGNAKHWTGIFQKKWRGYEDFRRDFLRTYWSAKRQRDIRFQIATGRYDETRGTMLSHFAYYVDMANMLTTPLSEEVLLDELLRHFPERIQSLWVLEKICTTTDAAEFLAAQEIPGQNPGEKTNIAPRERPRATDHQRRNEPKRPRPNIDRHEVTRPAAPANRGNGFPKRSSDEQQWRNNQPSTSNNRWHNNNGNNSNNHWRKNNPNDNRNNTSSRAQGETSRNSKNSGNGGGVQDGA, translated from the coding sequence ATGGAAAACAACAGGAACACCGGAAACGCCGGAGCCCCACCGCAAGAAATGCCGACGTGGTTCGTTCGTTGGTTAAACTCCCAACAACCAAGGAATGTGCCAAACTTCGCGGCGCCATCGACGTCGACAGCGGTTCAAAGACCGCAAGCCATCCTTCAGGTACGTCCAAGTACCAGCGCCGCCGCTGATGTCGATGGTTGGCAAGTCACTCCACTACCTAGCGACGGGACGACTTCGCCAGAACCCGACCCGGAAATTCCGGTAGCTCCGGAACCAGCCCCTCTTGCGAGCCCTCTTGTGCAAGAGCCGGGAAGTTCGACCACATCAGCGACTTCGGGAGCAGTGATGGCCTCACCACCTATGCCAATCACAACAGACAATGTGGCCGCAATTTCCGGAGTACTCCGGAGCTTGCTGGATCGCCCACTTCCAGCTCCTGAACGACCATCTTTCGAAGGCCTGAAAAGGCAAAATCCGGTGAAATTCTTACGAGCCATTGAAGAATATGGACGTTTTTTCGGGCTCGACTCGCAGCGTCTTTTGGGAGTCGCCATGGATTGCTTGAAAGGCAATGCCAAACATTGGACGGGAATATTCCAGAAGAAGTGGCGTGGTTACGAGGACTTTCGACGGGACTTTCTCCGGACCTACTGGTCGGCCAAGCGTCAACGGGACATCAGATTTCAAATCGCTACAGGCCGCTATGACGAAACCAGGGGCACGATGCTGTCGCATTTTGCTTATTACGTCGACATGGCGAACATGTTAACAACACCTTTATCGGAGGAAGTGTTGCTGGATGAATTACTGCGTCACTTCCCCGAAAGAATACAGTCGTTGTGGGTATTAGAGAAAATCTGTACCACCACGGATGCCGCCGAATTCCTGGCAGCTCAAGAAATTCCGGgacaaaatccgggagagaaaACCAACATCGCTCCCAGGGAACGACCCCGCGCAACAGACCACCAGCGGCGTAACGAGCCAAAGCGCCCGCGGCCAAACATTGACCGCCACGAAGTAACTCGTCCTGCGGCTCCTGCAAATCGTGGAAATGGTTTCCCAAAACGCTCAAGTGACGAACAACAATGGCGCAACAACCAACCCAGCACCAGCAACAACCGTTGGCACAATAACAACGGAAACAACAGCAACAATCACTGGCGCAAAAACAACCCCAACGACAACCGCAACAACACAAGTTCGAGAGCGCAGGGTGAAACATCACGAAACTCCAAGAATTCGGGAAACGGGGGCGGAGTACAGGACGGGGCCTAA
- the LOC135266262 gene encoding uncharacterized protein K02A2.6-like: MREVVTEICSTEEIKSYQNKDPTYSKLKEYVKNGWPQKHKSDPLVSKFFSHQQDLSIAHDIVCYKDRVVIPGPLQKKCLYVLHDGHFGINKCLDRAKATVWWPGITRELKEVVGKCEICIKLRRPTVDPMLPSEVPSRPWQTIGADLAEYHESTYLVVQDYYSKYPEIRKLRTTKAKVVIETFKEMFARHGIPEVVRSDNGKQFDCHEYRTFSRKYGFKLITSSPHYQQSNGQAESAVKLLKTILRKNEDPYLALLTYRNTPTKCGLSPAQLLFGRNLRDRLPRLPSGLKPATIDHDTVRQTLINNQAEQKSNYDKRHRVTKEEKNLKEGDRVWIINMQKEGEVQRRCEEPRSYLIETDGGCVRRNRRHLQPLPDRNNEPEHDPEQPDESEEPKKRPIRRPKRYQDYYCY; this comes from the coding sequence ATGCGTGAGGTCGTTACAGAAATTTGTTCAACGGAAGAAATCAAGTCTTACCAAAACAAGGACCCAACGTACAGCAAACTCAAAGAATACGTCAAAAATGGTTGGCCACAGAAACACAAAAGCGACCCGTTAGTCAGTAAATTCTTCTCTCATCAACAAGACTTAAGCATCGCTCATGACATTGTTTGCTACAAAGACCGAGTCGTCATTCCTGGTCCTCTTCAGAAGAAGTGCCTCTATGTGCTCCATGACGGACACTTCggtattaataaatgtttggacCGGGCCAAAGCTACTGTGTGGTGGCCAGGTATCACAAGAGAGCTTAAAGAAGTCGTCGGGAAATGTGAAATTTGCATCAAACTACGCAGACCAACGGTAGATCCCATGTTACCATCCGAAGTTCCATCTAGACCGTGGCAAACAATTGGTGCCGACCTCGCAGAATATCATGAGTCAACTTACTTAGTGGTACAGGACTATTATTCCAAGTATCCTGAAATCAGAAAACTTCGCACCACCAAAGCCAAAGTTGTTATCGAGACCTTCAAAGAAATGTTTGCTAGACATGGTATACCCGAAGTTGTCCGCTCCGACAATGGCAAACAATTTGATTGTCACGAATACAGAACTTTCAGCAGAAAATATGGATTTAAGTTAATTACCAGTAGTCCCCATTACCAACAGTCAAATGGACAAGCCGAAAGTGCTGTGAAGCTGCTCAAAACGATATTGAGGAAAAATGAAGATCCATATCTTGCACTTCTTACCTACCGCAATACACCTACTAAATGTGGATTGTCACCTGCCCAACTGCTCTTTGGCAGAAACCTTCGAGACAGACTGCCAAGGTTACCTTCAGGGTTAAAACCTGCAACTATCGACCATGACACTGTCAGACAAACGTTAATCAACAATCAAGCAGAACAGAAGTCCAACTACGACAAACGACACCGAGTAAcaaaagaagagaaaaatctaaaagaaGGTGATCGCGTATGGATCATAAATATGCAAAAGGAGGGAGAAGTACAACGCAGATGTGAAGAACCAAGGTCATATTTGATCGAGACTGACGGCGGTTGCGTCAGACGAAATCGAAGACATCTTCAGCCCTTACCAGACAGAAATAATGAACCCGAACATGACCCAGAACAACCAGACGAATCAGAGGAACCAAAGAAAAGACCAATCAGAAGACCCAAAAGATACCaagattattattgttattga